Proteins encoded together in one Impatiens glandulifera chromosome 1, dImpGla2.1, whole genome shotgun sequence window:
- the LOC124922669 gene encoding protein EMSY-LIKE 4-like, whose translation MEHVNHIRIGAQNILTMRNVGFASHARSQSAMPMLMESHGVNALNVKVKIQSVEKEAYAAVLRAFIAQSDVLSWDKEQIITELRKELNVSDDEHKELLASLCSNESIKIIREWQKGKLHASALVSGLLDVPEFLHRSTNNLHHNVSRASNDPVLLSQRQPTRSRRIRTAYPASIPVRPNNQWSETFNEMPSNPVNTMILPVELPSSSKQREASKCPSRFFKESFKVGHANDSMKKSNVITIRLTDVVINEVTHMVYGRENPDSIEIKKAKSILRVLFHFISF comes from the exons ATGGAACATGTAAATCACATCCGCATTG GAGCTCAAAACATTCTCACAATGAGAAATGTAGGATTTGCATCTCATGCTCGTTCTCAAAGTGCAATGCCTATGCTAATGGAATCACATGGAGTCAATGCACTCAATGTGAAGGTCAAAATCCAGTCTGTTGAAAAAGAGGCTTATGCTGCTGTGTTGAGGGCCTTTATTGCTCAATCTGATGTTCTTTCTTGG GACAAAGAACAGATTATCACTGAACTACGTAAAGAGCTCAATGTATCAGATGATGAACATAAAGAACTCCTCGCTAGTTTATGCTCAAATGAGTCTATAAAAATTATCAG AGAATGGCAAAAAGGCAAATTGCATGCTTCGGCGTTGGTTTCTGGACTATTGGATGTTCCTGAGTTTCTTCACAGGTCTACGAACAATCTtcatcataatgtttcaagggCTTCTAATGATCCTGTTTTATTGTCACAAAGACAGCCAACTCGTTCTCGACGTATTAGGACAGCTTACCCTGCTTCTATCCCT GTAAGACCAAACAACCAATGGAGTGAAACGTTCAATGAGATGCCTTCAAATCCTGTGAACACTATGATTCTTCCCGTTGAATTACCATCTTCAAGTAAACAGAGAGAAGCCTCAAAGTGTCCATCTAGGTTCTTTAAGGAGTCCTTTAAGGTTGGCCATGCTAATGACTCAATGAAGAAATCAAACGTAATTACTATACGTCTGACTGATGTGGTCATAAATGAG GTTACTCACATGGTTTATGGAAGAGAAAACCCTGACAGTATTGAAATCAAGAAGGCAAAGTCAATTCTTCGGGTactttttcatttcatttcattttaa
- the LOC124919252 gene encoding cation/calcium exchanger 1-like: MSSLFTSLSHSKKLSLFLNLSFISLLSFFLSTGHVYTSPPASSNIAGFFLRLNAGPNPGSCPNLNQFTDHNSKCHYIKSEPTCRPKGYIDYLQIFYCLCGQSPPIGYTLLILWLVVLFYLLGNTASEYFCPSIESLSRVLKLSPAITGTTLLPLGNGATDVLASIVSFTRSGEGDVGLNSVLGGAFFISSVVVGIICVLIHSHNISVDKPSFIRDIIFFLFSLSALMFIIILGKINVWGAISFVSIYFVYISFVSVMHLMSRKRERVVNLSGNTPSTSGEIGTPLLDEEKLISMEKETINPPLILLPPPIHVEKEVNFFIKQLSWVTYVMELPLDLPRRLTIPVVRDEKWSKGFAVTSVSLAPVLLATLWNTQKENMTSNVLMEIYMTSALIGLVLGNLAFVATNGTNPPEKWLLPWIGGGFLMSITWTYIIAEELVSLLVSVGGIMGISPSILGLTVLAWGNSMGDVIANSSLAVKGGVDGAQIAISGCYAGPLFNTLIGLGLSLVFASWSEYPNSYVIPTDPYLFEILGFLMAGLLWALVILPRRNMQLDRSLGGGLLAIYCCFMFIRFSRASELF, translated from the coding sequence ATGTCTTCTCTCTTCACTTCTCTATCCCACTCCAAGAAACTCTCTCTTTTCCTAAACCTCTCCTTCATCTCTCTCCTCTCCTTCTTTCTATCAACCGGCCATGTCTATACTTCTCCTCCGGCCTCCTCCAATATCGCCGGATTCTTCCTCCGGCTTAACGCCGGCCCAAATCCAGGTTCCTGCCCAAACCTCAACCAATTCACAGATCACAATTCAAAATGTCATTACATCAAATCAGAACCAACTTGCAGGCCAAAAGGTTACATAGATTATCTCCAAATCTTCTATTGTTTATGCGGACAATCTCCTCCAATCGGCTATACTCTCCTCATCTTATGGCTAGTAGTCTTATTCTACCTACTCGGAAACACAGCCTCTGAATACTTTTGCCCCTCCATTGAAAGCTTATCAAGAGTCTTGAAACTCTCCCCCGCTATCACCGGCACCACTCTCCTTCCTTTAGGAAACGGAGCCACCGACGTCTTGGCGAGCATAGTCTCGTTTACTCGTTCCGGAGAGGGCGATGTTGGTTTGAACTCAGTATTGGGCGGCGCTTTCTTCATATCGAGTGTGGTCGTAGGTATCATATGTGTCTTGATTCATTCTCATAATATTTCGGTTGATAAACCGAGTTTCATTAGAGATATtatcttcttcttgttctctcTTTCGGCTCTCATGTTCATCATCATCCTCGGGAAAATCAACGTGTGGGGAGCTATTTCATTCGTTTCGATTTACTTCGTGTATATATCGTTCGTTTCCGTCATGCATCTCATGTCGAGAAAGCGGGAGAGAGTCGTTAATCTCTCTGGTAACACTCCGTCGACTTCCGGCGAGATTGGAACTCCGTTGTTGGACGAAGAGAAGCTCATTTCGATGGAAAAGGAGACCATTAATCCTCCTCTtattcttcttcctcctccaaTTCACGTTGAAAAGGAAGTTAACTTCTTCATCAAGCAATTATCATGGGTGACTTACGTCATGGAATTACCGCTCGATTTACCTAGAAGACTAACTATACCGGTGGTAAGAGACGAGAAATGGTCGAAAGGATTCGCGGTAACCTCGGTATCATTAGCACCGGTCCTATTAGCGACGTTATGGAATACCCAAAAGGAAAACATGACATCGAACGTGCTCATGGAAATCTACATGACGTCAGCCCTAATCGGATTAGTCCTCGGAAACCTAGCATTCGTGGCGACAAACGGGACTAACCCTCCCGAAAAATGGCTTCTCCCGTGGATAGGAGGCGGGTTTCTAATGAGCATAACGTGGACATACATAATCGCGGAGGAATTAGTCTCGTTGCTGGTATCAGTCGGGGGAATTATGGGTATCAGCCCTTCAATACTAGGGCTAACCGTGCTAGCGTGGGGTAATTCAATGGGAGACGTAATAGCGAATAGTTCGTTAGCTGTGAAAGGTGGAGTGGACGGTGCACAAATAGCGATTTCGGGGTGTTATGCAGGTCCATTGTTCAACACTTTGATAGGTTTGGGACTTTCACTTGTGTTTGCTTCATGGTCGGAATACCCGAATTCATATGTGATCCCAACTGATCCTTATCTATTCGAGATTCTAGGGTTTCTCATGGCTGGATTGTTATGGGCACTTGTGATATTGCCAAGGAGGAATATGCAATTGGATAGGTCTTTGGGAGGTGGATTATTGGCTATTTATTGTTGTTTTATGTTTATTAGGTTTTCTAGAGCTTCCGAGCTCTTTTGA